From a region of the Theobroma cacao cultivar B97-61/B2 chromosome 8, Criollo_cocoa_genome_V2, whole genome shotgun sequence genome:
- the LOC18593018 gene encoding FT-interacting protein 1, whose product MSKLVVEVHDAYDLIPKDGQGSASPFVEVEFDEQRQRTQTKHKDLNPSWNQKLVFNVDNPRDLPNKIIDVTVYNDRKGSHGHRKNFLGRVRISGVSVPSSETETSIQRYPLDKLGLFSHVKGDIALKLYAVHDGASHHAEPVRPTPTSIPENEEKSPFQETQFQETPFQEINTNNFDEEIKAEEKKKKKKKKEQEVRTFHSIGTGTGGPPPAAPTPMSAGIGFAAMKEKTPMVETRADFAKAAPPSVMHMQLPRQNPEFLLVETSPPLAARLRYRGGDKTSSTYDLVEQMRYLYVNVVKAKDLPVMDISGSLDPYVEVKLGNYKGQTKHLEKNQNPVWNQIFAFSKERLQSNLLEVIVKDKDFGKDDFVGKVVFDVSEIPLRVPPDSPLAPQWYKLADKKGDKVKGEIMLAVWMGTQADESFPEAWHSDAHSVSHSNLANTRSKVYFSPKLYYLRIHVMEAQDLVPHDKGRLPDPFVKVVVGKQVRLTKPVQRTVNPVWDDQLMFVVSEPFEDYIDILVVSGKDEILGRAVIPLRDVPQRFETSKPPDPRWLSLHKPSLAEAEGEKRKEKFSSRILLRFFLESGYHVLDESTHFSSDLQPSSKHLRKQNIGILELGILSAKNLLPMKIKEGKMTDAYCVAKYGNKWVRTRTLLDNLSPRWNEQYTWDVYDPCTVITIGVFDNSHANGSKDDARDERIGKVRIRLSTLETDRVYTHYYPLLVLTPSGLKKHGELQLALRFTCTAWVNMVAQYGRPLLPKMHYVHPIPVRHIDWLRYQAMHIVAARLQRAEPPLRKEVVEYMLDVDYHMWSLRRSKANFYRIMSVLSGVTAVCKWFNDICYWRNPITTCLVHVLFLILVCYPELILPTIFLYLFVIGIWNYRFRSRHPPHMDARLSQADNAHPDELDEEFDSFPTSRPSDIVRMRYDRLRSVAGRVQTVVGDLASQGERAQAILSWRDPRATAIFIIFSLIWAVFIYVTPFQVVAVLFGLYWLRHPRFRSKMPSVPVNFFKRLPSKSDMLL is encoded by the coding sequence ATGAGTAAGCTTGTAGTGGAAGTACATGATGCCTATGATCTCATACCCAAAGATGGTCAGGGTTCTGCAAGTCCATTTGTAGAAGTAGAATTTGATGAGCAACGTCAAAGGACTCAAACCAAGCACAAGGATCTTAATCCTTCTTGGAATCAAAAGCTTGTTTTCAATGTAGACAACCCCAGGGATCTTCCAAACAAGATCATTGATGTGACTGTGTACAATGATAGAAAAGGCAGTCATGGTCACCGTAAGAATTTTCTTGGTCGGGTCAGGATTTCAGGCGTTTCTGTCCCGTCGTCTGAAACTGAGACCAGTATCCAACGCTATCCGCTTGATAAACTTGGCCTTTTTTCTCATGTCAAAGGTGATATTGCATTGAAACTTTATGCAGTGCATGATGGTGCTTCACATCACGCAGAGCCAGTACGTCCTACTCCTACAAGCATTcctgaaaatgaagagaaatccCCGTTTCAAGAAACCCAATTCCAGGAAACTCCATTTCAGGAAATCAACAccaataattttgatgaagaGATCAAGGcagaagagaagaagaagaaaaagaaaaagaaagagcaagAAGTGAGGACCTTTCACTCTATAGGGACTGGAACTGGGGGTCCTCCTCCGGCTGCTCCGACTCCAATGTCTGCTGGGATAGGATTCGCAGCAATGAAGGAAAAGACACCGATGGTGGAGACTAGAGCAGATTTTGCCAAAGCAGCACCGCCGAGCGTAATGCATATGCAGTTGCCAAGGCAGAATCCTGAGTTCCTGTTGGTGGAAACCAGTCCGCCTTTGGCAGCGCGTTTGCGATACAGAGGAGGTGACAAGACTTCAAGCACTTATGATTTGGTGGAGCAGATGCGTTACTTGTATGTAAATGTGGTTAAGGCAAAGGATCTCCCTGTTATGGATATTTCAGGAAGCCTCGACCCTTATGTGGAAGTGAAGCTTGGGAACTACAAAGGCCAGACCAAACACTTGGAGAAGAATCAAAACCCGGTATGGAACCAAATCTTTGCTTTCTCAAAGGAAAGGCTGCAATCAAATCTGCTTGAAGTAATCGTGAAAGATAAGGATTTTGGCAAGGATGATTTTGTTGGGAAAGTTGTTTTTGATGTATCAGAAATACCTCTTCGAGTTCCACCAGATAGTCCATTGGCTCCTCAATGGTACAAATTGGCGGACAAAAAAGGGGACAAGGTTAAAGGGGAAATCATGCTGGCCGTGTGGATGGGAACACAAGCTGATGAGTCATTTCCTGAGGCATGGCACTCTGATGCACACAGCGTTAGCCACTCTAACCTGGCTAATACGCGATCAAAGGTTTATTTCTCCCCCAAGCTGTACTACCTTAGAATTCATGTCATGGAAGCTCAAGACCTCGTCCCACATGACAAAGGCCGACTCCCTGATCCATTTGTAAAGGTAGTGGTTGGTAAGCAGGTTAGACTTACAAAGCCAGTACAGCGAACTGTAAATCCAGTTTGGGATGACCAGCTTATGTTTGTTGTCTCTGAGCCTTTTGAGGATTACATAGATATACTTGTTGTCTCTGGCAAGGATGAGATTCTGGGGAGGGCGGTGATTCCACTTAGAGATGTGCCTCAAAGATTTGAAACTAGTAAGCCTCCTGATCCCCGCTGGCTTAGTCTGCACAAGCCTTCATTGGCAGAAGCGGAGGgtgaaaaaaggaaagaaaaattctcAAGCAGGATCCTCTTACGATTTTTTCTGGAGTCAGGGTACCATGTTCTTGATGAGTCCACACATTTCAGCAGTGATCTCCAGCCATCATCGAAGCACCTTAGGAAGCAAAACATTGGAATTCTGGAACTTGGGATTTTGAGTGCAAAGAATTTACTGCCTATGAAGATTAAGGAAGGTAAGATGACAGACGCATATTGTGTGGCTAAGTATGGGAACAAATGGGTTAGAACTAGAACTCTTCTTGATAATCTGTCTCCTAGATGGAACGAGCAGTATACTTGGGACGTTTATGACCCGTGTACTGTAATCACCATTGGAGTGTTTGACAATTCCCACGCCAATGGAAGCAAAGATGATGCAAGGGATGAGAGGATTGGGAAGGTGAGAATCCGGCTGTCAACACTTGAAACTGATCGCGTATATACTCATTACTACCCTTTGTTGGTTCTCACACCTTCTGGTTTGAAGAAACATGGGGAACTTCAACTGGCATTGAGGTTCACTTGCACAGCGTGGGTTAACATGGTGGCTCAATATGGGAGGCCATTGCTTCCCAAGATGCACTACGTGCATCCTATACCAGTCAGGCACATTGACTGGCTACGCTACCAAGCAATGCACATTGTGGCAGCAAGACTGCAAAGAGCAGAGCCTCCACTGAGGAAGGAGGTGGTTGAGTACATGTTGGATGTGGATTACCATATGTGGAGTCTCAGAAGAAGCAAAGCAAATTTCTACCGCATAATGTCAGTTCTTTCTGGGGTTACTGCTGTTTGCAAGTGGTTTAATGATATCTGCTACTGGAGAAACCCAATCACAACCTGTCTTGTGCATGTTTTGTTCTTGATACTTGTTTGTTACCCTGAACTGATATTGCCCACAATTTTCCTCTACCTATTTGTGATTGGGATATGGAACTACCGGTTCAGATCAAGACATCCACCTCATATGGATGCTCGGCTTTCACAAGCAGACAATGCACATCCAGATGAACTGGATGAGGAATTTGACTCATTTCCAACATCCAGACCGTCAGATATTGTAAGAATGAGGTATGATAGGCTCCGAAGTGTTGCAGGTAGGGTACAGACAGTGGTTGGAGACTTGGCAAGCCAAGGGGAAAGGGCTCAGGCAATTCTAAGCTGGCGTGATCCAAGAGCAACAGCAATCTTCATTATCTTTTCCTTGATCTGGGCTGTGTTCATTTATGTTACTCCATTCCAAGTGGTGGCCGTTCTATTTGGGCTCTATTGGCTGCGCCATCCTCGCTTCAGAAGCAAGATGCCCTCCGTGCCTGTCAACTTCTTCAAAAGATTACCATCCAAGTCAGACATGCTACTATGA
- the LOC18593019 gene encoding uncharacterized protein LOC18593019 codes for MATQQEGEASQQTTSTPATSLTELVRERYQKMKEHAETYPYVWASYTLVYGGLALWTAYRWRKLRKTEDRVRVLQERLRKLIENEEAANSAKSVSKAPTSVDKTPR; via the coding sequence ATGGCAACTCAGCAAGAAGGAGAAGCATCTCAGCAAACCACAAGTACTCCAGCTACCAGTCTAACGGAACTGGTGCGGGAAAGATATCAGAAAATGAAGGAGCATGCTGAAACTTATCCTTATGTTTGGGCGTCGTACACACTTGTTTATGGTGGTTTGGCACTTTGGACTGCTTACAGATGGAGAAAGCTTCGCAAGACTGAGGACAGAGTTCGAGTCCTCCAAGAGAGACTCCGCAAACTTATTGAAAATGAGGAAGCTGCAAACTCTGCTAAATCCGTTTCAAAGGCTCCGACATCTGTTGATAAAACACCTAGGTAG
- the LOC18593020 gene encoding LOW QUALITY PROTEIN: transmembrane protein 205 (The sequence of the model RefSeq protein was modified relative to this genomic sequence to represent the inferred CDS: substituted 2 bases at 2 genomic stop codons), whose translation MRQFPNRCMQRGLRTTKKIKRTNLLALSLVVSSLAVAGVXSPTPVGEQAEKVRQKAMAEAKKENKVKTSANKFFDGLKYMTSMEVLNSVMGMANLLGLVTAYGMNVWVTFISSSILVRLLLRXQFRVVQSKIYPIYFKAMAYSIGLALLGHILGQRKILFSSKPEMFQAYNLLSSLLMVLVNALYLEPKATKVMFEKMKLEKEKSSGRDHDFVAKGSRATKPPPTAPTSSEPKVVKSRMARLNERLKKLNTNSSLLNVLTLMALTWHLVYLGQHLNINC comes from the exons ATGCGTCAATTTCCTAATCGCTGCATGCAACGTGGACTACGGACAAC GAAGAAGATAAAGAGGACGAATCTTTTGGCTTTGAGTCTTGTCGTGAGTTCACTGGCAGTTGCAGGAGTATAGTCGCCTACCCCTGTAGGGG AGCAAGCAGAGAAGGTGAGGCAAAAGGCCATGGCTGAagctaaaaaggaaaataaggtGAAAACTAGTGCAAACAAGTTCTTTGATGGGCTGAAGTACATGACCTCAATGGAGGTGTTGAATTCAGTGATGGGCATGGCTAACTTGTTGGGGTTAGTTACAGCTTATGGGATGAATGTGTGGGTTACGTTCATTTCGAGCTCTATTTTGGTAAGACTGTTGTTAAGATAGCAGTTTAGGGTGGTGCAGAGCAAAATATATCCTATTTACTTCAAGGCTATGGCTTATAGTATTGGGTTGGCTCTGTTGGGGCACATTTTAGGGCAAAGGAAAATATTGTTCTCAAGTAAGCCAGAGATGTTTCAAGCTTACAATCTGTTGTCATCCCTTTTAATGGTTTTGGTCAATGCACTGTATTTAGAGCCTAAAGCCACAAAG GTTATGTTTGAGAAGATGAAATTGGAGAAGGAAAAAAGCAGTGGAAGAGATCATGACTTTGTTGCTAAGGGAAGTAGGGCCACTAAGCCACCACCAA CAGCACCCACTAGTTCAGAACCGAAAGTGGTTAAGTCAAGAATGGCTAGGCTGAATGAGAGGCTCAAGAAGCTAAATACAAATTCATCACTTCTTAATGTTCTCACTCTAATGGCTCTCACCTGGCATCTTGTTTACCTTGGCCAGCACCTAAACATCAACTGTTGA
- the LOC18593021 gene encoding agamous-like MADS-box protein AGL80 — MARKRVTLELISNESARKVTLKKRKAGLWKKLNELTTLCGVAACAIIFSTYDAQPDIWPSPIEAYNVLEKFKNLPAEIQGKYMMDQNSLLRRSIMQLNVRLAKQRTKNRELEMDLVMAESMAGENNCDLNNLEYLKELVHLLKEKIKFVTQKIESKGFKA; from the coding sequence ATGGCAAGAAAGAGGGTTACGCTTGAGTTGATTTCTAATGAATCTGCCAGGAAAGTGACtctcaagaaaagaaaggctGGGCTGTGGAAGAAGCTCAATGAGCTGACAACCCTGTGTGGTGTTGCTGCTTGCGCAATAATTTTCAGTACTTATGATGCACAACCGGACATTTGGCCTTCCCCAATTGAGGCATATAATGTGCTCGAAAAGTTCAAGAATTTGCCTGCAGAGATACAAGGTAAGTATATGATGGACCAGAACAGTTTGCTTAGAAGAAGCATAATGCAGTTGAATGTAAGATTGGCGAAGCAAAGAACGAAAAACAGAGAGCTGGAGATGGATCTTGTTATGGCTGAAAGCATGGCAGGTGAAAATAACTGTGatttgaataatttagaaTATCTGAAAGAACTGGTTCATCTATTGAAGGAAAAGATTAAGTTTGTCACCCAAAAGATCGAGAGTAAGGGGTTTAAAGCCTAA
- the LOC18593022 gene encoding pentatricopeptide repeat-containing protein At3g13880 isoform X1, translated as MLLEPLDSVIYTKLVQHSTKSGCFLHGKLAHTHIIKSAFKPCLFLLNNLLNMYCKAGEMDVAHRLFDRMSKPNLVSYNSLISGYTQMGAFDKAMQVFLEARKSCLKLDKFTYAGALNACAQTGGLELGKLIHGLIVVSGLVEKTFLTNSLIDMYCKCGCLDHARFLFENSKELDEVSWNTLIAGYVAMNGKEEMLKLLINMHRNGLNLNSYTMGSVLKACCTIIDIGRTYGEMLHGCIIKLGLDVDIVVGTALLDMYAKKGEVNSAVKIFETMPDRNIVMYNAMISGFIEAESISKECANEAFSLFSELKRQGLKPSKFTFSSMLKACYAVEDFDHGKQIHAQICKYNLQCDEFIGSALIELYSLMGSSEDSLKCFRSTPKRDIVLWTSMIAGHVQNGQFESALNLFHELLASGGRPDEFIISSMFSACADSATASLGEQVHGHAIRSSLGNFRIVQNSQLCMYAKCGDIGSADLTFRETQNPDVVSWSVMICSYAQHGCARDALNLFELMKEHGIAPNHITFIGVLCACSYGGLVEEGLQFFESMKHYDVETSAEHYCCVVDLFGRAGRLAEAENFILTSCFKDNAVIWRALLSACRVYKDTVTAKHAARKVIELQPQEAASYVLVYNIYADAAVEPLAASVREMMGRQGVKKEPGLSWI; from the exons ATGTTACTTGAGCCTTTGGACTCTGTAATCTACACAAAACTCGTCCAACACTCCACCAAGTCTGGTTGTTTCCTCCATGGCAAACTTGCCCATACCCACATCATCAAATCTGCCTTCAAGCCATGCCTTTTTTTACTAAACAATCTTTTAAATATGTACTGCAAAGCTGGTGAAATGGATGTAGCTCACCGACTGTTTGACAGAATGTCTAAACCAAATCTAGTTTCGTATAATTCTTTGATTTCTGGATATACGCAGATGGGTGCTTTTGATAAAGCTATGCAAGTGTTTCTTGAAGCTAGAAAATCATGTTTGAAACTTGATAAATTCACTTATGCGGGTGCTCTAAATGCGTGTGCTCAAACTGGGGGTCTTGAACTAGGGAAGTTAATTCATGGCTTGATTGTGGTAAGTGGATTGGTTGAGAAAACATTTTTGACCAACTCGTTAATTGATATGTATTGCAAATGTGGATGTCTCGATCACGCGAGGTTTCTGTTTGAGAATTCTAAGGAGTTAGATGAGGTTTCATGGAACACATTGATTGCAGGTTATGTTGCTATGAATGGAAAGGAAGAGATGTTGAAACTGTTGATAAACATGCATCGAAACGGGTTGAATTTGAATAGTTATACGATGGGAAGTGTCTTGAAGGCATGTTGTACAATCATTGACATTGGGAGAACATATGGGGAAATGCTTCATGGATGTATAATCAAACTTGGATTGGATGTTGATATTGTTGTTGGTACGGCATTGCTTGATATGTATGCGAAAAAAGGAGAAGTTAATagtgctgtcaaaatttttgaaaccaTGCCTGACCGTAATATTGTTATGTATAATGCCATGATATCTGGATTTATAGAAGCAGAAAGTATTAGCAAGGAATGTGCAAATGAAGCCTTCAGCCTTTTCTCTGAGTTAAAAAGGCAAGGACTGAAGCCCTCAAAATTTACATTCTCAAGCATGCTCAAAGCTTGTTATGCtgttgaagattttgaccatggCAAGCAAATTCATGCACAAATATGCAAGTATAACTTGCAGTGTGACGAGTTCATTGGAAGTGCACTTATTGAACTGTATTCACTGATGGGATCAAGTGAAGATAGTTTGAAATGTTTCAGATCAACTCCCAAGAGAGATATTGTCTTGTGGACATCCATGATTGCTGGTCATGTACAGAATGGGCAATTTGAAAGTGCATTAAATCTGTTTCATGAACTGCTGGCATCTGGAGGAAGACCAGATGAGTTCATTATTTCGAGCATGTTTAGTGCTTGTGCAGATTCAGCAACAGCAAGTTTGGGTGAGCAGGTTCATGGACATGCCATAAGAAGCAGCCTTGGGAACTTCAGAATCGTTCAAAACTCACAGCTTTGCATGTATGCAAAGTGTGGTGACATAGGCTCTGCTGATCTGACATTTCGAGAGACGCAGAATCCAGATGTGGTTTCTTGGTCAGTGATGATCTGTAGCTATGCACAACATGGATGTGCTAGGGATGCTTTGAACCTCTTTGAGTTGATGAAGGAACATGGGATTGCGCCTAATCATATTACATTCATAGGAGTTCTATGTGCCTGCAGTTATGGAGGGCTTGTTGAAGAAGGATTACA ATTCTTTGAAAGCATGAAGCATTATGATGTTGAAACCAGTGCAGAGCACTATTGCTGTGTTGTTGACCTCTTTGGTCGCGCTGGAAGGCTAGCAGAGGCAGaaaatttcatccttaccTCATGTTTCAAGGATAATGCAGTAATATGGCGAGCCTTGTTGAGTGCTTGCAGGGTTTATAAGGACACGGTAACAGCGAAACATGCTGCAAGGAAAGTAATTGAACTTCAACCCCAAGAGGCTGCATCTTATGTTCTTGTTTACAACATCTATGCTGATGCTGCAGTAGAACCATTGGCTGCAAGTGTCAGAGAAATGATGGGACGACAAGGGGTGAAGAAGGAACCTGGTCTAAGTtggatttaa
- the LOC18593022 gene encoding pentatricopeptide repeat-containing protein At3g13880 isoform X2, whose protein sequence is MLLEPLDSVIYTKLVQHSTKSGCFLHGKLAHTHIIKSAFKPCLFLLNNLLNMYCKAGEMDVAHRLFDRMSKPNLVSYNSLISGYTQMGAFDKAMQVFLEARKSCLKLDKFTYAGALNACAQTGGLELGKLIHGLIVVSGLVEKTFLTNSLIDMYCKCGCLDHARFLFENSKELDEVSWNTLIAGYVAMNGKEEMLKLLINMHRNGLNLNSYTMGSVLKACCTIIDIGRTYGEMLHGCIIKLGLDVDIVVGTALLDMYAKKGEVNSAVKIFETMPDRNIVMYNAMISGFIEAESISKECANEAFSLFSELKRQGLKPSKFTFSSMLKACYAVEDFDHGKQIHAQICKYNLQCDEFIGSALIELYSLMGSSEDSLKCFRSTPKRDIVLWTSMIAGHVQNGQFESALNLFHELLASGGRPDEFIISSMFSACADSATASLGEQVHGHAIRSSLGNFRIVQNSQLCMYAKCGDIGSADLTFRETQNPDVVSWSVMICSYAQHGCARDALNLFELMKEHGIAPNHITFIGVLCACSYGGLVEEGLQ, encoded by the coding sequence ATGTTACTTGAGCCTTTGGACTCTGTAATCTACACAAAACTCGTCCAACACTCCACCAAGTCTGGTTGTTTCCTCCATGGCAAACTTGCCCATACCCACATCATCAAATCTGCCTTCAAGCCATGCCTTTTTTTACTAAACAATCTTTTAAATATGTACTGCAAAGCTGGTGAAATGGATGTAGCTCACCGACTGTTTGACAGAATGTCTAAACCAAATCTAGTTTCGTATAATTCTTTGATTTCTGGATATACGCAGATGGGTGCTTTTGATAAAGCTATGCAAGTGTTTCTTGAAGCTAGAAAATCATGTTTGAAACTTGATAAATTCACTTATGCGGGTGCTCTAAATGCGTGTGCTCAAACTGGGGGTCTTGAACTAGGGAAGTTAATTCATGGCTTGATTGTGGTAAGTGGATTGGTTGAGAAAACATTTTTGACCAACTCGTTAATTGATATGTATTGCAAATGTGGATGTCTCGATCACGCGAGGTTTCTGTTTGAGAATTCTAAGGAGTTAGATGAGGTTTCATGGAACACATTGATTGCAGGTTATGTTGCTATGAATGGAAAGGAAGAGATGTTGAAACTGTTGATAAACATGCATCGAAACGGGTTGAATTTGAATAGTTATACGATGGGAAGTGTCTTGAAGGCATGTTGTACAATCATTGACATTGGGAGAACATATGGGGAAATGCTTCATGGATGTATAATCAAACTTGGATTGGATGTTGATATTGTTGTTGGTACGGCATTGCTTGATATGTATGCGAAAAAAGGAGAAGTTAATagtgctgtcaaaatttttgaaaccaTGCCTGACCGTAATATTGTTATGTATAATGCCATGATATCTGGATTTATAGAAGCAGAAAGTATTAGCAAGGAATGTGCAAATGAAGCCTTCAGCCTTTTCTCTGAGTTAAAAAGGCAAGGACTGAAGCCCTCAAAATTTACATTCTCAAGCATGCTCAAAGCTTGTTATGCtgttgaagattttgaccatggCAAGCAAATTCATGCACAAATATGCAAGTATAACTTGCAGTGTGACGAGTTCATTGGAAGTGCACTTATTGAACTGTATTCACTGATGGGATCAAGTGAAGATAGTTTGAAATGTTTCAGATCAACTCCCAAGAGAGATATTGTCTTGTGGACATCCATGATTGCTGGTCATGTACAGAATGGGCAATTTGAAAGTGCATTAAATCTGTTTCATGAACTGCTGGCATCTGGAGGAAGACCAGATGAGTTCATTATTTCGAGCATGTTTAGTGCTTGTGCAGATTCAGCAACAGCAAGTTTGGGTGAGCAGGTTCATGGACATGCCATAAGAAGCAGCCTTGGGAACTTCAGAATCGTTCAAAACTCACAGCTTTGCATGTATGCAAAGTGTGGTGACATAGGCTCTGCTGATCTGACATTTCGAGAGACGCAGAATCCAGATGTGGTTTCTTGGTCAGTGATGATCTGTAGCTATGCACAACATGGATGTGCTAGGGATGCTTTGAACCTCTTTGAGTTGATGAAGGAACATGGGATTGCGCCTAATCATATTACATTCATAGGAGTTCTATGTGCCTGCAGTTATGGAGGGCTTGTTGAAGAAGGATTACAGTAG